From a region of the Phragmitibacter flavus genome:
- a CDS encoding RNA polymerase sigma factor, with protein METTTTGSLPTLEQLFRDSAEDLKRYFAHRHEGREAVEDLVQETFLQMAKGMEAGSGSGSERKVECPRGYLFGIARRMSVAAWRQGGKDRGLRVISEVKEMAAPVEDDRVVAARETMAAMEPLQREVLEMRFSYGLSYAETAAALGIPVGTVRSRLHHAVAEVRRRMEDDDVL; from the coding sequence GTGGAAACGACTACGACTGGATCATTGCCGACGTTGGAGCAGCTCTTCAGAGACAGTGCTGAGGATCTGAAGCGTTATTTTGCGCACCGGCATGAGGGGCGGGAGGCGGTGGAGGATTTGGTGCAGGAGACGTTTTTGCAGATGGCGAAGGGCATGGAAGCAGGGTCGGGATCGGGGTCGGAGAGGAAGGTGGAGTGTCCGCGGGGGTATTTGTTTGGAATTGCGAGGCGCATGAGTGTGGCGGCGTGGCGGCAGGGAGGGAAGGACAGGGGGCTGCGGGTGATAAGTGAAGTGAAGGAGATGGCGGCGCCGGTGGAGGATGATCGGGTGGTGGCGGCGCGGGAGACGATGGCGGCGATGGAGCCGTTGCAGCGGGAGGTGCTGGAGATGCGATTTTCTTACGGGCTGTCTTATGCGGAGACGGCGGCGGCGTTGGGCATTCCGGTGGGGACGGTGCGGTCACGCTTGCACCATGCGGTGGCGGAAGTGCGGCGTCGAATGGAGGACGATGATGTTTTGTAA